The Prevotella sp. oral taxon 299 str. F0039 genome has a segment encoding these proteins:
- a CDS encoding putative N-(5-phosphoribosyl)anthranilate isomerase, whose protein sequence is MYEKENIRAVIEQGVECIGFNFEQGNPRFVKMYSSYSGIQPDYSSLQIDTIKKNNKILSFTNVKTFGVFKDDMPQNIITRIYNFKLTGVQLNGDEDTVMIDNLKATVIDDIVPSLDVIKTIEVNSYDDFSKALPFKGHADMIFFNFNPDLFSTQNLSKTVDALNRFVSPLPFLVGGLIDTTILNSLREIKNEAFLGLNVDSEIETKERLKDIEKLKSLQQFL, encoded by the coding sequence ATGTACGAAAAAGAGAATATTCGTGCAGTGATAGAGCAAGGAGTTGAATGCATAGGATTTAACTTTGAACAGGGGAATCCACGTTTTGTCAAGATGTACTCTTCTTATAGTGGAATACAACCAGACTATAGTTCTCTTCAAATAGATACCATAAAGAAAAATAATAAGATATTATCTTTTACTAATGTTAAGACCTTTGGGGTATTTAAAGACGATATGCCTCAAAATATTATTACACGTATTTATAACTTTAAACTTACTGGAGTTCAACTAAATGGTGATGAGGATACGGTGATGATAGATAACTTAAAAGCTACAGTTATTGACGATATTGTTCCTTCTTTAGATGTAATAAAAACAATAGAGGTAAATTCTTATGACGATTTTAGTAAGGCTTTGCCTTTTAAAGGTCATGCCGATATGATCTTTTTTAATTTTAATCCAGATTTATTCTCAACTCAAAATCTTTCTAAAACAGTAGATGCCTTGAATCGTTTTGTATCTCCTCTTCCTTTTTTAGTTGGCGGATTGATAGACACAACAATACTAAATTCTCTTAGAGAAATAAAAAATGAAGCGTTTTTAGGATTGAATGTGGATTCTGAAATAGAGACGAAAGAAAGATTAAAAGATATTGAAAAACTAAAATCTTTACAACAATTTCTATAA
- a CDS encoding YgiQ family radical SAM protein translates to MESKYLLTDFLPTTKKECTLRGWDELDIILFTGDAYIDHPSFGPAVIGRSIEAAGYRIAIVPQPDWHGDFRDFKKLGKPRLFFAVSPGNMDSMVNKYTANKRLRSEDAYSPDGRHDCRPDYPSIVYTQILKKLFPDVPVVIGGIEASLRRVTHFDYWQNRLRKSILCDSGADMLLYGVGAKSILALAEAIEQGRNIKKVTEIPQTVYLASKDNIQGGITDKDIILHSYEECLQNKKAHAENFKYIEEESNKMHAQRLLQEVDGKYTVVNPPFPTMTTAELDAMFDLPYTRLPHPKYKNKRIPAYEMIKFSVNIHQGCFGGCSFCTISAHQGKFVTCRSKESIIKEVKQIISMPDFKGYLSDLGGPSANMYGMAGKNQNICEKCKRPSCISPKVCTNLNTDHTKILEIYRAVDALPGLKKSFIGSGVRYDLLLHKSKDDKTNAAAKEYIHELITKHVSGRLKVAPEHTSDDVLGLMRKPSFEQFYEFKKIFDRINREENLKQQIIPYFISSHPGCKPEDMADLAVKTKNLDFKLEQIQDFTPTPMTVSTEAWYTGYHPYTLEPIYSAKTPKEKLAQRQFFFWYKPEERRGIEQELRKIGRADLIQQLFDKAPAPKFNNPRKPSDQRNKSNEKKSYNPNFAPKSNKKEGRRKRSR, encoded by the coding sequence TTGGAAAGCAAATACTTACTTACCGACTTCCTACCCACAACAAAGAAAGAATGTACCTTGCGTGGTTGGGATGAATTAGATATTATTCTATTCACTGGAGATGCATACATAGATCATCCTTCTTTTGGTCCTGCCGTTATCGGACGCTCTATAGAAGCTGCAGGATATCGCATCGCAATCGTCCCACAACCAGACTGGCATGGAGATTTCCGTGACTTTAAAAAGCTTGGAAAACCACGTCTTTTTTTTGCAGTTTCGCCTGGGAACATGGATTCTATGGTGAATAAATATACTGCCAATAAACGATTAAGATCTGAAGATGCCTATAGTCCTGATGGAAGACACGACTGTAGACCTGACTACCCTTCAATTGTTTACACACAAATATTAAAAAAACTTTTTCCAGATGTTCCCGTTGTTATTGGTGGTATCGAAGCTTCTCTACGTCGTGTCACTCACTTTGACTACTGGCAAAATAGGCTTAGAAAGTCTATTTTATGCGACTCTGGTGCAGACATGCTATTATATGGTGTTGGAGCAAAATCTATTCTTGCTCTTGCAGAGGCTATTGAACAAGGTCGAAACATCAAGAAAGTCACCGAAATTCCACAAACAGTATATCTTGCAAGTAAAGATAATATACAAGGAGGGATAACAGATAAGGATATCATCTTGCATAGTTATGAAGAGTGTTTACAAAACAAAAAGGCACATGCAGAGAACTTTAAGTATATAGAAGAAGAGTCTAACAAAATGCATGCCCAACGACTTTTGCAAGAAGTCGACGGAAAATATACGGTTGTTAACCCACCATTCCCTACTATGACCACAGCAGAACTCGATGCAATGTTCGACCTTCCTTACACACGTTTGCCTCATCCTAAATATAAGAACAAACGTATTCCTGCATATGAGATGATTAAATTCTCGGTAAACATTCACCAAGGCTGTTTCGGAGGATGTTCTTTTTGCACAATATCTGCCCACCAAGGTAAATTTGTAACTTGTCGTTCTAAAGAAAGTATCATTAAAGAAGTGAAACAAATAATAAGTATGCCCGACTTTAAAGGATATCTTTCAGACCTTGGAGGACCATCTGCCAACATGTATGGAATGGCTGGTAAGAACCAAAATATATGCGAGAAATGTAAACGCCCATCATGTATCAGTCCTAAAGTTTGTACAAACTTAAATACTGATCACACCAAAATACTTGAAATATATCGTGCAGTTGATGCTTTACCTGGATTAAAGAAGAGCTTTATAGGTAGTGGTGTAAGATACGATTTATTGCTTCATAAAAGTAAAGATGATAAAACTAACGCTGCAGCAAAAGAATATATACACGAACTTATCACCAAACACGTTAGTGGTCGTTTGAAAGTTGCACCCGAACACACTAGTGATGATGTGTTAGGACTAATGAGAAAACCTTCTTTTGAGCAGTTCTATGAGTTTAAAAAGATATTCGATAGAATCAATAGAGAAGAAAATTTAAAACAACAAATTATTCCTTATTTCATTAGTAGTCACCCTGGTTGTAAGCCTGAAGATATGGCAGACTTGGCGGTAAAGACTAAAAATCTAGACTTTAAGCTAGAACAAATACAAGACTTTACCCCTACTCCAATGACAGTTAGTACAGAAGCATGGTACACGGGCTATCATCCTTATACTTTAGAGCCTATATATAGTGCTAAGACTCCAAAAGAAAAGTTGGCACAAAGGCAATTCTTCTTCTGGTACAAACCTGAAGAACGAAGAGGAATTGAACAAGAATTAAGAAAAATTGGTCGTGCAGATCTCATTCAACAACTTTTCGACAAGGCTCCAGCTCCAAAGTTTAACAATCCTAGAAAGCCATCTGATCAAAGGAATAAGTCGAATGAAAAGAAGTCATATAATCCCAACTTCGCACCCAAAAGCAATAAAAAAGAAGGAAGAAGAAAAAGAAGTAGATAA
- a CDS encoding 1-acyl-sn-glycerol-3-phosphate acyltransferase yields the protein MLKSICHFLLYQVLGWKKNVTEEHPNKYIICLAPHTSNWDFILGQLYMRAEGYKINFLMKKEWFIGPLGTFFRSIGGIPVWRSKHASMTDHLAEMASLSKTFTICITPEGTRSLNPEWKKGAYFIALKANIPLLLYGVDYEKKLIQCTKTFIPTGDVDKDMHEIKQYFKDFKPKFPEKFTIGE from the coding sequence ATGTTAAAATCAATTTGCCATTTTCTACTTTATCAAGTATTAGGTTGGAAAAAAAATGTTACGGAGGAACATCCTAATAAATATATTATCTGTTTAGCACCGCATACAAGTAACTGGGACTTTATTTTAGGACAGTTATATATGAGAGCAGAAGGCTATAAAATAAATTTCTTGATGAAGAAAGAGTGGTTTATTGGACCATTAGGCACTTTTTTCCGCAGTATAGGAGGAATCCCTGTTTGGCGCTCTAAGCACGCATCTATGACGGATCACCTAGCAGAGATGGCCAGTTTATCAAAAACTTTCACAATCTGTATCACTCCTGAAGGAACCCGATCTCTTAATCCTGAATGGAAAAAAGGGGCTTATTTCATTGCATTGAAAGCTAATATTCCTTTATTATTATATGGGGTAGATTATGAAAAAAAACTAATACAATGCACAAAAACATTCATTCCTACAGGAGATGTAGACAAAGACATGCATGAAATAAAACAATATTTTAAAGACTTTAAACCCAAATTCCCAGAGAAATTCACTATAGGAGAATAA